The following proteins come from a genomic window of Maniola jurtina chromosome 15, ilManJurt1.1, whole genome shotgun sequence:
- the LOC123872432 gene encoding troponin C-like: MTTQITQMDDEQITMLRRAFSMFDSSKQGRIEKEKVRTILNTMVHSYDDNELDQILENEDVDGSGKLNFDSFVRVATHFLNEDDEALQKELKEAFRLYDKEGNGYIPTSSLREILAALDDQLTPDQLNEMIAEIDTDASGTVDFDEFMEMMTGD, translated from the exons atg ACAACTCAAATTACCCAAATGGATGATGAGCAAATAACAA TGCTCCGCCGGGCATTCAGTATGTTCGACTCTAGCAAACAGGGCCGCATCGAGAAGGAGAAAGTTCGGACCATCCTCAACACGATGGTGCACAGCTACGATGACAACGAGCTAGATCAGATCCTAGAAAACGAGGACGTTGATG GTTCAGGAAAGCTTAATTTCGACTCGTTTGTCCGAGTAGCAACACATTTCTTAAATGAAGATGACGAAGCGTTGCAGAAGGAACTCAAAGAAGCTTTCAGACTTTACGACAAAGAAG gTAATGGCTACATCCCCACGTCCAGTCTACGAGAAATCCTGGCTGCGTTGGACGACCAGCTGACGCCAGACCAACTCAATGAGATGATTGCTGAGATTGATACTGACGCCTCTGGCACAGTTGATTTCGATG AGTTTATGGAGATGATGACCGGCGATTAA